Below is a genomic region from Dehalococcoides mccartyi.
AAAGCCCGCTGGCTGGCAAGCTGCTTCGCAATGAGTTTAGTGAAAATGCTACAATACTGGTGGACAAGGCGGATGAAGCTCTGAGCTTCAGCCAGAAGACCGCCTGATACCAGGAAGGCCTTAGATGGCGGATCTGCCCGAAGAAGATATTTCAATATGCGCAACCGGTGCCGAGCTGAAGACCCGTGCATGGTTTAAAAGATGGGGGATTTGGCTCGGCGTTCTGGTTATAATTATCAGCATTGCCCTTTCGGTCTGGCTTATTATCCGCCGGGATATTATTCAGGATCTGGCCGGTTACGGATATATCGGCATGTTTGCCATAAGTTTTCTGGGCAGTTCCATCTCCATAGTTCCGGTGCCTATGCTGGCCGTCCAGTTTACTCTGGGAGGGGTCTTGCCCCCGCCGGTGGGAGACCCGATACTGGGTCCTCTTTTTGCCGGAATAGTGGCCAGTCTAGCCGAAGCCCTGGGCGGTTTCTCCATTTACATGACTGGCTATTCGGGCAAATCCAGTCTGGCAGGAACAGATTCAGGCAGCAAATTAAACCGCCTGTACTGCAAAATGATGCACCTGATGGAGAGACGGGGTTCACTTATGGTTTTTATTCTCTCAGCTATCATTAATCCGTTTTTCTACCCTATGACTCTGGCTGCCGGAGCAGTAAATTTCGGCATCCGCAAATTTATGCTGATTTCACTGGCAGGCAAGTTTATCAAATGCACCGCCATCTGCTATGCCGGATATTTCGGTCTGACCCGCCTGTTTGGTTTTGAATAAGCTTGCTCACGGCTTAAATTGACCCGTTCCAAAGCTTAGCGTATAATAAAAAATTGTCATTCAGATATAAAGAGGCTGTCTACTTTGCATGAATCTTGCGGCGTTTTCGGTGTATTTGCCCCCGGTCAGGATGTAGCTCGGCTCACATTTTTCGCTCTGTTTGCCCTGCAGCACAGAGGTCAGGAAAGTTCAGGAATATCTACATCTGACGGACAGGCACTTAAGCTTTATTCACAGATGGGGTTGGTTTCCCATATATTTACCGAAGATATACTCAAGAAACTGGACGGCCATATTGCCGTAGGCCACAATCGCTATTCTACCACCGGCTCAAGTCTGCAAATCAACGCCCAGCCCTTTGTAATGGGTCAGGGTGACAATATTATGGCCATAGCCCACAACGGCAACATTGTAAATTCCGAGGCTTTGAATACAGAGCTGACTTCTAAAGGCTATATCTTTAAAACCTCCACTGATACTGAAATAATCGGCCAGCTTATCCTTTCCTCAGTTGAAACTGACTGGGTCAAACGGATACGCTATGCTATGAACCGCCTTAAAGGGGCATTTTCCTGCACCATTATGACCAAAGACACCCTCTATGCCATGCGTGACCCACTGGGTGTCCGCCCGTTATGTCTGGGTAAAATGCAGGGGGGCTACGTAGTTGCTTCCGAAAGCTGTGCCCTTGACCATATCGGGGCTGATTTCATACGCGAAATAGAACCGGGTGAGATTTTGGCCATAAATCAAACCGGCGTAACCAGTTTCAAACAGCAAAGCTCCCGACGGGCTTTGTGCATATTTGAGTTTATCTATTTTGCCCGTCCCGACAGTCAGATAAACGGGCGTCTTTTATATTCCGCCCGGCAAGCCATGGGGGCGGAACTGGCCAAGGAATACCCGGTAGATGCAGACTTGGTGATAGGTGTACCTGACTCCGCCACGGCTGCCGGCATAGGCTATGCCGTAAGTTCAGGCATCCCTCCGGCCGAAGGCCTTATCAAAAACCGTTATATGGGCAGAACTTTTATCCAACCGGACCAGCGGTTGCGTGATTTGGGTGTGAAGCTGAAGTTCAATCCCCTGAGGAGTGTTTTGGAAGGTAAGCGGGTGGTACTGGTAGATGACAGTATAGTCCGCGGAACTACTACTCCCCAGGTTATACGCCTGCTTCGTAAAGCCGGTGCCAAAGAAGTACACATGCGGGTATGCGCCCCCCCTATAACCAACCCCTGTTTCTTCGGTGTAGATATGGCCACCCGTTCGGAACTTATTGCCGCCAAAATGAGCGTGCCGGAGATACAAAAATACATAGGCGCGGATTCTCTCGGTTACCTCAGCCTGCCCGGTCTGATAAAGGCGGTTGGACTGCCCAAAGAAAACTTCTGCCTGGCCTGTTTTACCGGCGAATATGCTCTGCCTGTTCAGCTGGAGATGGATAAATTTGCACTCGGCAATCAGCGGAATAACTGCTGCCAAATGCCATCACCCGAAAGCTGATCTCCCTCCCCGGACAAACTGTTACCAAGATTTACACCTCCTGAAGTTTAATACCTTGGGCGGTGTTTTTTCTTTGCAGTTGATAGCTATTTCTGATAATCTTAGTTACCACGATTTGAGAGGTGGCCACATCAAAGACACATATGCCGGGGCAGGAGTAGATATAAACTCCGCCTCAAAATCAAAAGAACTCATCAAACAATACGCTAAAGCCACCCTTGGGCCTCAGGTGCTGGCAGGTCCTGGTTTTTTCGGCGGAATGTACGAATTCAAAGGTTACAAAAACCCGGTTCTGGTTTCCAGCTGTGACGGCGTAGGCACCAAGCTGAAAATTGCAGGCGTGCTGAATAAACACGATACCATAGGCATTGACATTGTCAATCACTCTATCAATGATATATTAACCTCCGGGGCTGAACCAATATTTTTCCTTGATTATATCGCCATGGGAAAGCTTTACCCCGAGAAGATAGCCGACATTGTCAAGGGACTGTCTACCGCCTGTCTAGAGGCGGGTTGCGCCCTTATCGGCGGGGAAACTGCCGAAATGCCCGGTCTTTACCACGGGGAAGATTACGATTTGGCCGGCTTTATTGTCGGGGTAGTTGAAAAAGAAAATATGCTTATCAACCGGGGTATCAAACCGGGAGATATGATTCTGGGGCTGTCTTCAAGCGGACTTCACACAAACGGCTATTCACTGGCACGCAAAGTTTTGGGTGAAAGCCGCGAAGCGCTGGACAAATACTATCCTGAATTGGGGCAAACAGCAGGTGAAGCCCTGCTCATACCCCACCGCAGCTATCTGAAAGAAATAAAACCCAACCTTCATCTCATAAAGGGGTTGGCCCACATAACCGGCGGCGGCCTGACAGACAATGTTCCCCGGACACTGCCCGAAGATGTGTCCGCCTGTTTTGAAACCAAAAACTGGGAAATACCGCCCCTGTTCCAGCTTATCCAGAATATTGGCGGAATAGACCGTGACGAGATGTTCCATGTGTTTAATATGGGTATAGGCATGGTTATTATAGCCGGCAGCGAAGAATCCTCTCGTATAATGGAAAACCTGCCGGAAGCAAAAGTTATCGGGGAGATTGTTGCCCGCCAGAGCGGAGTACAAGTGATAATTGAATGAGCAGCCGGGATTACTTCAATCAGGTAGCAGACAACTGGGACGAAATGCGTCAGGGCTTTTTCTCAGACCGCATACGCGAAGCTGCCATTGAAGCCGCAGGCGTAAAACCAGAAAGCATAGCCGCCGATATAGGCGCAGGCACGGGATACATGACCGCAGAACTGCTGCGGAAAAACTGCAGGGTTGTTGCCATTGACCAATCCTCCGCCATGCTTGCAAAGATTAAATCCAAATTCGGGGCATACGGTGTATCCTGTTTGCAGGCAGACGGAAACACACTCCCTTTAAAAGACCAAAGCATAGACTACAGTTTTGCTAACATGTTTCTCCATCATGTCGAGGACCCTGCAGGGGCAATAAAAGAAATGAGCAGGATACTGCTGCCGGGCGGGCGTCTGGTAATAACAGATCTCTGCCTCCATACGCATGCGGACATGCAGAAAGAACATCATGACCATTGGCCTGGATTTGAATTAAAAGCTGTCAAGGGCTGGTTTGAACAGGCCGGACTGAAAAATATTAGGGTTGAAACCTTGAACCAGAAATGTACCGCACCAGGCTGTACCTGCAAGGAACAGATTGCCATAGATATTTTTCTGGCCTCGGGTGAGAAATAAAATTTATTTAACATAAGGAGGGATTGTCATGAGGGCTATCCTAAGCGTCTCAGATAAAACCGGTCTTATCGAATTCGCCAAGGGCTTATCAGAACTGGGTTTTGATATATACAGCACCGGCGGAACCAAGAAATCACTACAGCAGGCGAATGTAACCGTTCACGGCATTTCAAATATGACCGGTTCACCTGAAATACTGGACGGCAGGGTTAAAACCCTGCACCCCAAGGTACACGGCGGCATACTTGCCCGGCGTGACTTGCCCGAACATATGGCCGAACTGGAAGAACACAATATCCAACCCATTGACATGGTGGTAGTCAATCTCTATCCATTTGTCAAGACTGTTTCACGTCCGGATGTAAGCCTGACCGATGCACTGGAAAACATCGATATCGGCGGCCCCACCATGATAAGGGCTTCCGCCAAGAACTTCCCAAGTGTGATTGTAGTGGTAGACCCACAGGATTACCCCCGTGTGCTCGAACACCTTAAAACAGGCACTTTGAGCCTTGATGAACGCAAAAAGCTAGCCCAAAAGGCTTTTCAGCATGTAGCTATGTACGACACTGCTATCTCCCAGTATCTCTGGCAAGGAGAAGAGGGCTTCCCCGAAAATATGACCATAGCCCTTTCCAAACGCTATGACCTGCGTTACGGTGAAAACCCCCACCAGCCGGCAGTATTTTACGCTGAAAACAGGGTTGGACAAGGACAGGACACCGGTATTACCTGGGCGCAGCAGGTCTGGGGCAAACAGCTTTCCTTTAACAATATCTTAGATGCAGACGCCGCCTGGGGTGCCGCCACCGATTTCTCGGCCGCAACAGTAGCCATAGTCAAACATACCAATACCTGCGGCCTGTGCAGCCGCGAAGATGTAGCCGAAGCCTACAAGAAGGCCTTTTCGGGTGACCCCGTTTCGGCTTATGGCGGTATAGTAGCCTCCAACCGCAAAGTGACACTGGCCATGGCCGAAGCCATGAAGGGTGTCTTTTATGAAATCATCATTGCCCCCGAATATGCCCCGGAGGCACTGGAATTCCTTAAAACCCGTAAGGATTTGCGTATACTTATAGCCGACCTTCCCAAACATAATGATACCGCAACCTTTTCACTGGATTACCGCCGGGTAAAGGGAGGGTTGCTGGTTCAGGCTGCTGACGAACTGGCGGAAGATGCCCTTCAAACCAAAGTGGCAACCAAACGCGCACCCACTGCGGAGGAAATGGCGGATTTGAAATTTGCCTGGCGGGCAGTCAAGCATATCAAATCAAACGCTATTGTTCTGGCCAAAAATAAAGTACTGCTGGGCATGGGCGCAGGGCAACCGAACAGGGTAGTCAGCGTAGACATTGCCAAGAGCAAGGCCGGTGAGGCATCAAAGGGCAGTGTCATGGCCTCTGATGCCATGTTCCCCTTCCCTGATAGTGTTGAACAGGCGGCGGTGGCCGGAGTGACCGCCATTATCCAGCCGGGTGGTTCTATCCGCGACCAAGAGTCTATTGACGCTGCCAATAAATATAATATCGCCATGGTCTTTACCGGAACGCGTCACTTCCGCCATTAGAAATAACCGGAGGGGTTATGAGTATTAAACCAAAGTTTAATATACCCGGAAACCTGCTCTCAGGGGATACCACTGATATTTATTTTGCCCGTACAGTGGAAATACTGACCAAGGAAAACCAGAATCCTTTAGCAGTGATGGAAGTATTTGCCACCCGGCCGGGTATTCTGTGCGGCCTGAGCGAGGCTGTAGAGCTTCTGCAGGCGATATTACCGGCGGGCGAGGGCGAAATATGGGCTTTGGAAGACGGCGACCAGATTTCCGCTAAGGAAGTTGTCATGCGCATCAAAGCTCCTTATCTGAGCTTCGGTCTTTACGAGACTGTTTATTTAGGCATGCTGGCTTCAGGTACAGGCTGGGCAACCGCCGCCAGTGAATGTGTTGAAGCAGCAGGGGATATACCAGTTACCAGCTTTGGTGCACGCCATATCCACCCGCTGGTTGCCGGACGCATGGATTATGCTGCTATAGTGGGCGGGTGCAAAGGCTGTTCATCTATTGAAGGTGCACGGTTATCAGGAATCAACCCTTCGGGCACCATTCCCCATGCCCTGATACTGGTCATGGGTGATACTTTAAAAGCCACCCTGGCCTTTGACAAACACATGCCGCCCCAAGTACCCAGAATAGCTCTGGTGGACACCTTTAAAGACGAAGTGGAAGAAAGCTTGCGGGTAGCCGTTGCCATGGGACAAAGGCTGGACAGTGTCAGGCTGGACACCCCCCTTGAGAGAGGCAGAGTCACAGCCGATTTGGTTAAAGAAGTACGGGCCAATCTGGATATGGACGGACACAAACACGTTAAGATATTTGTCTCGGGCGGCCTTACCCCGGAACGTATCCGCTACTTTGCGGAGAATAACGCCCCGGTAGACGGCTACGGCACAGGCAGTTATATAAGCGGTGCCCGCCCTATTGATTTCACCGCAGATTTGCACGAAATTGATGGCAAACCGATAGCCAAGCGGGGGCGGATACCCGGTCTTGCCCAAAACCCCCGCCTCAAAAAAGTACGCTAGCTATCCCCATACTAAAGTTTAAAGCGGCTCTGACCAGCCGCTTTTTTTATTTGACAGAAATAACCAACTGAAGTATTATTCAGTATATTCTGATTTTTCTGATTTTTGTGAGGCCAATATGGAAGAAAAATGTTGCTGCGGCATAGATGCCATTGTAAGCGTGGATGCCCGCGGCCAGCTGGTACTGCCAAAGGAAATCCGCACTAAGCTGGATATTCAGCCGGGAGACAAGCTGGCAGCCATTACCCGGCATTCAAACGGGAAACCCTGCTGTCTGCTGCTTATCAAAGCAGACGAATTTTCGGAATTGGCCAATGAAATAGTCAGCCCCATTTTAAAAAACATGACAATTGCAGGAGGAGATTAACCTATGGCAGACATCAAGAAACTGGTTCGGGAAGAATATGGCCAGATAGCCGAAAATGCGGCTTCGCCAGCCAGCGGCTGCAGTTGCTGCAGCTGCAGCTCAGACATGGCAGCCGAATCCAGCCTTCAGGCAGGCTATACCGAAGAGGAAATAAACTCCGTTCCCGAAGGGGCGAACCTGGGACTGGGGTGCGGCAACCCTCTGGCACTGGCTGAAATAAAGGCAGGGGAAACCGTACTGGATTTGGGGTCGGGCGGCGGCTTTGACTGCTTTTTGGCAAGCCCGCGGGTAGGTGCAAAAGGTAAAGTAATAGGTGTTGACATGACACCCCAAATGCTGTCTATAGCCAAACGCAACGCTTTTCAGGGCGGCTATACCAATGTGGAGTTTATCCAGGGGGAGATTGAAAACCTGCCGCTGGAGTCAGACAGCATAGACCTTATCATCTCCAACTGCGTAATAAATCTGTCACCGGATAAGCCCGCTGTTTTCAAAGAAGCCTTGCGGGTGCTCAAGCCGGGCGGACGGATAGTTATATCCGACATTGTACTTGAAGGGGAACTGCCGGAAGAAGTCCGCAAATCTGCCGCCGCATATGTAAGCTGTATTGCCGGTGCGGAACAATTCTATGATTATTTGGATATAATCCACGACGCCGGTTTTATTGACATAACATTACTATCCAAAGAAACCTACGGCTCAGGCAGCTGCTGTGATGACCAAGGTTGCGGCTGCGGCTGTTCAGACGAATCCTGTCACAGCCATGAAGATGCTGAAACCAATGAGCTGGATGGTTTAATAAGCAGTCTAAGGCTCAAAGCTTATAAACCGCTTTAGCCCAACAGATTGAATTCCACCCGAAGCACCCG
It encodes:
- a CDS encoding VTT domain-containing protein; its protein translation is MADLPEEDISICATGAELKTRAWFKRWGIWLGVLVIIISIALSVWLIIRRDIIQDLAGYGYIGMFAISFLGSSISIVPVPMLAVQFTLGGVLPPPVGDPILGPLFAGIVASLAEALGGFSIYMTGYSGKSSLAGTDSGSKLNRLYCKMMHLMERRGSLMVFILSAIINPFFYPMTLAAGAVNFGIRKFMLISLAGKFIKCTAICYAGYFGLTRLFGFE
- the purF gene encoding amidophosphoribosyltransferase; this translates as MHESCGVFGVFAPGQDVARLTFFALFALQHRGQESSGISTSDGQALKLYSQMGLVSHIFTEDILKKLDGHIAVGHNRYSTTGSSLQINAQPFVMGQGDNIMAIAHNGNIVNSEALNTELTSKGYIFKTSTDTEIIGQLILSSVETDWVKRIRYAMNRLKGAFSCTIMTKDTLYAMRDPLGVRPLCLGKMQGGYVVASESCALDHIGADFIREIEPGEILAINQTGVTSFKQQSSRRALCIFEFIYFARPDSQINGRLLYSARQAMGAELAKEYPVDADLVIGVPDSATAAGIGYAVSSGIPPAEGLIKNRYMGRTFIQPDQRLRDLGVKLKFNPLRSVLEGKRVVLVDDSIVRGTTTPQVIRLLRKAGAKEVHMRVCAPPITNPCFFGVDMATRSELIAAKMSVPEIQKYIGADSLGYLSLPGLIKAVGLPKENFCLACFTGEYALPVQLEMDKFALGNQRNNCCQMPSPES
- the purM gene encoding phosphoribosylformylglycinamidine cyclo-ligase, which codes for MRGGHIKDTYAGAGVDINSASKSKELIKQYAKATLGPQVLAGPGFFGGMYEFKGYKNPVLVSSCDGVGTKLKIAGVLNKHDTIGIDIVNHSINDILTSGAEPIFFLDYIAMGKLYPEKIADIVKGLSTACLEAGCALIGGETAEMPGLYHGEDYDLAGFIVGVVEKENMLINRGIKPGDMILGLSSSGLHTNGYSLARKVLGESREALDKYYPELGQTAGEALLIPHRSYLKEIKPNLHLIKGLAHITGGGLTDNVPRTLPEDVSACFETKNWEIPPLFQLIQNIGGIDRDEMFHVFNMGIGMVIIAGSEESSRIMENLPEAKVIGEIVARQSGVQVIIE
- a CDS encoding class I SAM-dependent methyltransferase → MSSRDYFNQVADNWDEMRQGFFSDRIREAAIEAAGVKPESIAADIGAGTGYMTAELLRKNCRVVAIDQSSAMLAKIKSKFGAYGVSCLQADGNTLPLKDQSIDYSFANMFLHHVEDPAGAIKEMSRILLPGGRLVITDLCLHTHADMQKEHHDHWPGFELKAVKGWFEQAGLKNIRVETLNQKCTAPGCTCKEQIAIDIFLASGEK
- the purH gene encoding bifunctional phosphoribosylaminoimidazolecarboxamide formyltransferase/IMP cyclohydrolase, which encodes MVMRAILSVSDKTGLIEFAKGLSELGFDIYSTGGTKKSLQQANVTVHGISNMTGSPEILDGRVKTLHPKVHGGILARRDLPEHMAELEEHNIQPIDMVVVNLYPFVKTVSRPDVSLTDALENIDIGGPTMIRASAKNFPSVIVVVDPQDYPRVLEHLKTGTLSLDERKKLAQKAFQHVAMYDTAISQYLWQGEEGFPENMTIALSKRYDLRYGENPHQPAVFYAENRVGQGQDTGITWAQQVWGKQLSFNNILDADAAWGAATDFSAATVAIVKHTNTCGLCSREDVAEAYKKAFSGDPVSAYGGIVASNRKVTLAMAEAMKGVFYEIIIAPEYAPEALEFLKTRKDLRILIADLPKHNDTATFSLDYRRVKGGLLVQAADELAEDALQTKVATKRAPTAEEMADLKFAWRAVKHIKSNAIVLAKNKVLLGMGAGQPNRVVSVDIAKSKAGEASKGSVMASDAMFPFPDSVEQAAVAGVTAIIQPGGSIRDQESIDAANKYNIAMVFTGTRHFRH
- a CDS encoding nicotinate phosphoribosyltransferase; its protein translation is MSIKPKFNIPGNLLSGDTTDIYFARTVEILTKENQNPLAVMEVFATRPGILCGLSEAVELLQAILPAGEGEIWALEDGDQISAKEVVMRIKAPYLSFGLYETVYLGMLASGTGWATAASECVEAAGDIPVTSFGARHIHPLVAGRMDYAAIVGGCKGCSSIEGARLSGINPSGTIPHALILVMGDTLKATLAFDKHMPPQVPRIALVDTFKDEVEESLRVAVAMGQRLDSVRLDTPLERGRVTADLVKEVRANLDMDGHKHVKIFVSGGLTPERIRYFAENNAPVDGYGTGSYISGARPIDFTADLHEIDGKPIAKRGRIPGLAQNPRLKKVR
- the hgcC gene encoding HgcAB-associated protein HgcC produces the protein MEEKCCCGIDAIVSVDARGQLVLPKEIRTKLDIQPGDKLAAITRHSNGKPCCLLLIKADEFSELANEIVSPILKNMTIAGGD
- a CDS encoding arsenite methyltransferase, producing the protein MADIKKLVREEYGQIAENAASPASGCSCCSCSSDMAAESSLQAGYTEEEINSVPEGANLGLGCGNPLALAEIKAGETVLDLGSGGGFDCFLASPRVGAKGKVIGVDMTPQMLSIAKRNAFQGGYTNVEFIQGEIENLPLESDSIDLIISNCVINLSPDKPAVFKEALRVLKPGGRIVISDIVLEGELPEEVRKSAAAYVSCIAGAEQFYDYLDIIHDAGFIDITLLSKETYGSGSCCDDQGCGCGCSDESCHSHEDAETNELDGLISSLRLKAYKPL